A window of Nitrosopumilus sp. b3 contains these coding sequences:
- a CDS encoding DUF6659 family protein, whose translation MINEKFSIEDIKNKIKDILAEPEIRYCGLIDCKGELIAGDFKEGVIPFENDARRRQTFQELAHRVANRKGFDANLGRVKYSSSRREKVVMMSFPFGRYILLVIAEPNVNIDRLGWKVIYKLEHQWSEFHGL comes from the coding sequence ATGATAAATGAGAAATTTTCAATTGAGGATATCAAAAATAAAATCAAAGATATTTTGGCTGAGCCTGAAATTCGATATTGTGGTTTAATTGATTGCAAAGGGGAATTAATTGCAGGAGATTTTAAGGAAGGCGTAATCCCTTTTGAAAATGATGCAAGACGAAGACAGACATTTCAAGAACTAGCACACAGAGTTGCAAACAGAAAGGGATTTGATGCAAATTTAGGCAGAGTCAAATATTCTTCTTCAAGGCGAGAAAAAGTTGTGATGATGAGTTTTCCATTTGGAAGATACATCTTACTAGTTATTGCAGAGCCAAATGTAAACATCGATAGGCTTGGTTGGAAAGTCATTTACAAACTAGAGCATCAGTGGTCTGAATTTCATGGGCTGTAG
- a CDS encoding uracil-DNA glycosylase, with amino-acid sequence MKSIESLNKKIVRCKKCPRLTVYIRDVARNKVRRFKDEKYYGKPLSGFGDVNGKLLIVGLAPAAHGGNRTGRMFTGDSSGDWVAKVMHKHGFASIPTSQNIDDGLILKNAYITAAVRCAPPQNKPTREEMDTCFGFLEQERKILKNITIVLCLGKIAYDATCKLYKVKPEKFGHNKLFKYDTIKIITSYHPSKQNTQTGRLTWVQWSAVFAKAKKLVIS; translated from the coding sequence TTGAAATCAATTGAATCACTAAACAAAAAGATTGTAAGATGCAAAAAATGTCCAAGACTAACAGTCTACATTAGAGATGTTGCAAGAAATAAGGTTAGACGATTCAAAGATGAAAAATACTATGGTAAGCCACTATCTGGATTTGGTGATGTAAATGGGAAACTACTCATTGTTGGTTTGGCACCGGCTGCACACGGTGGAAATAGAACAGGTAGAATGTTTACAGGTGATTCATCTGGAGACTGGGTGGCAAAAGTAATGCACAAACATGGATTTGCATCTATTCCTACTAGTCAAAATATTGATGATGGATTGATACTCAAAAATGCGTATATTACCGCAGCAGTGAGGTGTGCACCACCACAAAACAAACCAACCCGAGAAGAGATGGACACTTGTTTTGGTTTTTTGGAGCAGGAAAGAAAGATTCTAAAAAATATTACAATAGTTCTCTGTCTTGGAAAAATCGCATATGATGCAACTTGTAAATTATACAAGGTAAAACCCGAAAAATTTGGGCACAATAAACTATTCAAATACGACACCATAAAGATCATCACATCATATCATCCTTCAAAGCAAAATACACAAACAGGAAGATTAACTTGGGTGCAATGGTCTGCAGTATTTGCAAAGGCAAAAAAACTTGTAATTTCTTGA
- a CDS encoding ABC transporter substrate-binding protein, whose amino-acid sequence MKSTQLLSVVFSLIMFTGVTAGSTAFADTDDLEDRLEDFCEMNIEQQRDLFTDYPDMAEYDEKLSAICDIVDEEERDDALDDFIFDVVLARDDVEDDFNSEFEELEDEFNDDGIEVEDDRDNKYDRHADLDDRLEHFCDMTTDEKRQFFADHPRLAQFSDRLENYCDLSEDDRENEIDKFVVEHKDIIRDYMKDKVHDKITDMDYDRLCSMAESDRAAEITDVAKLDRISKWCNMTPKERADYKTDHMKDVVKDHMMDKFSHMDFKKYCSMTNAELATATFDREFVEKASKWCDMTPEEREDYLKDHMKDKVSERIRMSDMSPRLKAMIMDKHEISDEKREEIKMKYREKYGELTDEKKSELKMKFKDHMEKVKIKISDERRSAIHDRLSDMKAFKAELREKASEMTDEEKQQLREEFIQKAKDMQLAWISPRTQITAGIDAAEVECREGFSLVMKASNGVPMCLKADTALKMIDRGIVVPTN is encoded by the coding sequence ATGAAAAGTACACAACTTCTAAGCGTTGTTTTTTCACTGATCATGTTTACTGGAGTAACTGCCGGTAGTACAGCCTTTGCTGATACAGATGATCTTGAAGATAGACTAGAAGACTTTTGTGAAATGAACATTGAACAGCAACGTGACTTGTTCACTGATTATCCAGATATGGCAGAATATGACGAAAAACTTTCTGCAATTTGTGATATTGTAGATGAAGAAGAGCGTGATGATGCACTTGATGATTTCATTTTCGATGTTGTTCTAGCTAGAGATGATGTTGAAGACGACTTTAATTCCGAGTTTGAGGAACTTGAAGATGAGTTCAATGATGATGGAATAGAAGTAGAAGACGATAGAGACAACAAGTATGACAGACATGCAGATCTTGATGACAGACTAGAGCACTTCTGTGATATGACTACAGATGAAAAACGTCAATTCTTTGCAGACCATCCGAGATTAGCACAATTTTCTGATAGATTAGAAAATTACTGTGATTTATCTGAGGATGACCGAGAAAATGAAATTGACAAATTTGTTGTAGAGCATAAAGATATCATCCGTGATTACATGAAAGATAAAGTTCATGATAAAATAACTGATATGGATTATGATAGATTATGTTCAATGGCAGAATCTGACAGAGCAGCTGAAATTACCGATGTTGCAAAACTTGATAGAATCTCAAAATGGTGTAATATGACACCCAAAGAGAGAGCTGATTACAAAACTGATCACATGAAAGATGTTGTCAAAGATCATATGATGGATAAATTCTCACATATGGATTTTAAGAAATACTGCTCAATGACTAACGCTGAGCTTGCAACTGCAACATTTGATAGAGAATTTGTAGAAAAGGCTTCAAAGTGGTGTGATATGACACCTGAAGAGCGAGAGGACTATCTAAAAGATCACATGAAAGACAAAGTTTCTGAGAGAATCAGAATGTCTGATATGTCTCCACGACTCAAGGCAATGATCATGGACAAACATGAAATTTCAGATGAGAAACGTGAAGAAATCAAGATGAAATACAGAGAAAAATACGGTGAATTGACTGATGAGAAAAAATCAGAACTAAAGATGAAGTTCAAAGATCACATGGAAAAAGTCAAAATCAAAATCTCTGATGAGCGAAGATCAGCAATTCATGACAGATTATCTGACATGAAAGCATTCAAGGCAGAACTTCGTGAGAAAGCATCTGAAATGACTGATGAAGAAAAACAACAACTTAGAGAAGAATTCATTCAAAAGGCAAAAGACATGCAATTAGCATGGATTTCACCACGTACACAAATTACTGCAGGCATTGATGCTGCAGAAGTCGAGTGTCGCGAAGGTTTCAGCCTTGTAATGAAAGCATCAAACGGAGTTCCAATGTGTCTCAAAGCAGATACTGCTCTTAAGATGATAGATAGAGGAATTGTTGTTCCTACTAACTAA
- a CDS encoding thermonuclease family protein has translation MRKELIIGTGVGIPLIILMIFIGGDGHSSFDLGESEITPGDPKQIELESPHSEQSSLDCSGTAQCFEGTVTKIIDGDTIIVDGQSIRFSLSSAPELKMFEGQDSKKFIETICPVGSKVLVDEDDGQVLGSYGRMVGVITCNGINLNSELLDANLGYLQDRFCDSSEFGKESWAQKHGCSNSGSELENSNNNPEPAKSNCDTSYPDFCIPSSPPDLDCKDIEKKGFTVLQPDPHRFDSDKDGIGCES, from the coding sequence ATGCGAAAAGAACTCATAATTGGAACAGGTGTTGGAATTCCCCTCATAATTTTAATGATTTTCATAGGCGGAGATGGTCATTCATCTTTTGATTTAGGAGAGTCAGAGATAACTCCAGGAGATCCAAAACAAATTGAATTAGAATCACCTCATAGTGAACAATCTTCATTAGATTGTTCTGGTACTGCTCAATGCTTTGAGGGTACAGTTACTAAAATTATTGATGGCGATACAATCATAGTAGATGGTCAATCAATTAGATTTTCATTATCTTCAGCTCCTGAACTAAAGATGTTTGAAGGTCAGGATTCAAAGAAGTTCATAGAAACGATTTGTCCAGTAGGATCTAAAGTTTTGGTAGATGAAGATGATGGACAAGTACTTGGAAGTTATGGAAGAATGGTTGGTGTAATAACATGCAATGGTATAAATCTCAATTCAGAATTGCTAGATGCTAATTTAGGATATCTACAAGACAGATTTTGTGATTCAAGTGAATTTGGAAAAGAATCTTGGGCCCAAAAACATGGATGTTCAAACTCTGGTTCAGAATTAGAGAATTCAAATAATAATCCAGAACCTGCCAAAAGTAATTGTGATACGTCATATCCAGACTTTTGTATTCCATCCAGTCCACCAGACTTGGATTGTAAAGACATTGAGAAAAAGGGATTTACAGTTTTACAGCCAGATCCACATAGATTTGATTCAGACAAAGACGGTATTGGTTGTGAATCCTAA
- a CDS encoding aldo/keto reductase, giving the protein MSIEKITLAKDLEVCRILNGMWQVAGGHGQIEKDLAIADMIEYHNSGFTTWDLADIYGPAESLVGEFREKIDKAKSQALTKFVPNPGPMSNSIVTHYIEQSLKKMNTDCIDLLQFHWWDYNDTSYLDALHHLSKLQSEQKIKHLGLTNFDTERIRIMIENGFHIVSNQVQFSILDQRPEKIMIPFFVKNGIKILTYGTLLGGFFSEKYLGVDEPHRSELTTSSLQKYKNMIDIWGGWQLFQELLCTLDEIAKKHQCSISNIATRFVLDKPQVAGVIIGARLGITNHRNDNAKVFDVKLDNDDISLINLVTVKSNDLFEKIGDCGAEYR; this is encoded by the coding sequence GTGTCTATTGAGAAAATTACTCTTGCAAAGGATTTGGAAGTTTGTAGAATACTAAATGGAATGTGGCAAGTTGCAGGAGGCCATGGTCAGATTGAGAAGGATTTAGCGATTGCAGATATGATAGAATATCATAATTCAGGATTTACAACTTGGGATTTGGCAGACATTTACGGTCCTGCAGAATCATTGGTAGGAGAATTTAGAGAAAAAATTGACAAAGCTAAATCACAAGCATTAACAAAATTTGTTCCAAATCCAGGTCCAATGAGTAACAGTATTGTCACCCACTACATTGAGCAATCATTAAAAAAAATGAATACTGATTGTATTGATTTACTTCAATTTCACTGGTGGGATTATAATGATACAAGTTATCTTGATGCACTTCATCACTTGTCAAAATTGCAAAGCGAACAAAAAATCAAACATTTGGGATTGACAAACTTTGATACTGAGAGAATTAGAATAATGATTGAAAATGGATTTCATATAGTATCAAACCAAGTTCAGTTTTCTATTTTAGATCAGAGACCAGAAAAAATAATGATACCATTTTTTGTTAAAAACGGGATAAAGATTCTAACATATGGAACTCTGTTAGGGGGATTCTTTTCTGAAAAATATTTGGGAGTAGATGAACCACATAGATCGGAATTAACTACATCTAGCTTACAAAAATACAAGAATATGATAGATATTTGGGGAGGATGGCAGTTATTTCAAGAATTACTTTGTACCTTGGATGAAATTGCAAAAAAACATCAGTGCAGTATTTCAAATATTGCTACCAGATTTGTACTTGATAAACCTCAAGTTGCAGGAGTAATCATAGGAGCAAGGTTAGGAATTACTAATCACAGAAATGACAATGCCAAAGTTTTTGATGTGAAATTAGATAATGATGATATTTCATTGATTAATTTAGTTACAGTAAAATCAAATGATTTGTTTGAGAAAATCGGGGATTGTGGAGCCGAATACAGGTAG
- the hisS gene encoding histidine--tRNA ligase: MELPRGMKDFEGAENANLEHIRYHFKQLSNLYGFSFMDPSPIELLSTLETKSGPGIRDEIYYFKDKGDREVALRFDFTMGLTRYAASQKSMKLPAKLSSFGGVFRYDEPQKGRYRYFHQWDIEVYGKPSIESEAEIIELTSRLFDSLLLKGITIDINHRNLVESYINKIFNSKESELVADILRAVDKIAKKSKDEILKEFQAKGYETEKIEKILEFSQIKGTISEVEKLFDTTQLDSWDELKQLFDSLENRGVSNVRINFGIVRGLDYYSGTVFEVFDKNSTLGALAGGGRYDTLTKAFGREDIGATGVAGGVERIILTMQEQKIIPEIFQKRVAVLYINEEMQKVAHSITSLLRLNNIPTDIDLAGRNLKKQMDIANNAKFSIIVGPDELEEGNVVLKDMVNGTEGTIPLEKLTEDPKSVLNLEKL; this comes from the coding sequence TTGGAACTACCACGAGGGATGAAAGATTTTGAGGGTGCAGAAAATGCAAATCTTGAACATATTCGATATCATTTCAAGCAACTTTCCAATTTGTATGGGTTCTCATTCATGGATCCTTCTCCAATTGAACTACTATCTACTTTAGAAACAAAGTCAGGTCCAGGAATTAGAGATGAAATTTACTATTTTAAAGATAAGGGGGACAGAGAAGTCGCATTAAGATTTGATTTCACAATGGGTCTGACAAGATACGCAGCTTCGCAAAAATCTATGAAACTACCCGCAAAACTCTCAAGTTTTGGAGGTGTGTTCAGATATGATGAGCCACAAAAGGGAAGATATCGATATTTCCATCAATGGGATATTGAGGTATATGGAAAACCCTCAATTGAATCAGAAGCTGAAATCATTGAATTGACCTCCAGACTATTTGATTCACTTTTACTTAAAGGAATTACAATTGACATTAATCATAGAAATCTAGTAGAGTCTTACATTAACAAAATTTTCAATTCAAAAGAATCTGAACTAGTAGCTGATATTTTGAGAGCAGTAGATAAAATTGCAAAAAAATCAAAAGACGAAATTCTAAAAGAATTTCAAGCAAAAGGATACGAAACAGAAAAAATAGAAAAGATTCTAGAGTTCTCACAAATTAAAGGAACAATTTCAGAAGTTGAAAAATTATTTGATACAACACAATTAGATTCCTGGGATGAACTAAAACAACTATTTGATTCACTTGAAAATAGAGGTGTTTCTAATGTTAGAATTAATTTTGGTATAGTTAGAGGATTAGATTACTACTCAGGAACTGTTTTTGAAGTATTTGATAAAAATTCCACATTAGGAGCATTAGCAGGTGGTGGTAGATATGATACACTAACTAAAGCATTTGGAAGAGAAGATATTGGTGCAACTGGAGTCGCAGGTGGAGTTGAGAGAATTATTCTTACAATGCAAGAGCAAAAAATAATTCCAGAAATATTCCAAAAAAGAGTTGCAGTATTATACATCAATGAGGAAATGCAAAAAGTCGCTCATTCCATAACCTCACTATTAAGACTCAATAACATCCCCACTGATATTGACTTGGCAGGAAGGAATCTGAAAAAGCAAATGGATATTGCAAACAATGCAAAGTTTTCAATTATAGTTGGACCTGATGAACTTGAAGAAGGAAATGTTGTTCTAAAAGATATGGTTAATGGGACAGAAGGGACAATTCCGCTAGAGAAATTGACAGAAGATCCTAAATCTGTTCTTAATTTAGAAAAGCTCTAG
- a CDS encoding translation initiation factor IF-6 yields MDIIKFDVYRGPNIGVYTRVNDSVILLPMGYAQSKADKLAKHLDVECLFMSIANTRLIGSLCVMNNKGILIPKTAYQDEYDFLKNETGLEIGVLDSKLSALGNVICTNDKGAIVSPWLSSQDCKNISDVLGVEVIQKKIAGFNQTGSVMVANNSGAAIHPEADEEDMKTFSNLLGVKIEQCSINNGIPYVASGILANNHSIIVGSLTTGPEIMMLTRAFLN; encoded by the coding sequence ATGGATATTATCAAATTTGATGTATATCGTGGTCCTAACATTGGGGTTTACACTAGAGTAAACGATAGTGTAATTTTACTTCCAATGGGATATGCACAATCAAAAGCAGACAAACTTGCAAAACATCTTGATGTGGAATGTCTATTCATGTCAATTGCAAACACAAGACTAATTGGATCATTATGTGTAATGAATAACAAAGGAATACTTATTCCGAAAACTGCATATCAAGATGAATATGATTTTCTAAAAAATGAAACGGGATTAGAAATAGGAGTTCTTGATTCAAAATTATCTGCCTTAGGAAATGTAATTTGTACAAATGATAAAGGAGCAATTGTTTCTCCATGGTTATCTTCTCAAGACTGTAAAAATATTTCAGATGTTTTAGGGGTCGAAGTAATTCAGAAAAAAATTGCAGGTTTTAATCAAACAGGTTCTGTAATGGTTGCAAATAATTCTGGTGCTGCCATCCATCCAGAAGCCGACGAGGAAGATATGAAGACATTTTCCAATTTATTAGGCGTAAAAATTGAGCAATGTTCCATTAATAATGGAATTCCATATGTTGCATCAGGGATATTAGCAAATAATCATTCCATAATTGTTGGATCACTAACCACAGGTCCTGAAATTATGATGTTGACTAGAGCTTTTCTAAATTAA
- a CDS encoding ferredoxin family protein, which produces MPIAENFPEGLKPIGKVNLDDGNFHIMWGPGKEKNTDGSPAEAFADSDVVAAYTTRGEEHVPLGVSGTMVAVDWDSCVADGACIEACPVQVFQWYRTEKDIPAKDVVGQTFAGTGSAEKDQRKDLTDKADPIREHDCIWCMACVSVCPPQAIKVDQSNVEKHEAAAKTL; this is translated from the coding sequence ATGCCAATAGCAGAAAATTTCCCAGAAGGCCTAAAGCCTATTGGAAAAGTAAATCTCGATGATGGAAATTTCCATATCATGTGGGGTCCAGGTAAAGAAAAGAACACTGATGGTTCACCAGCTGAAGCATTTGCAGATTCTGATGTAGTAGCAGCATATACTACAAGAGGAGAAGAACATGTTCCTCTTGGTGTTAGTGGAACAATGGTTGCAGTAGATTGGGATTCATGTGTAGCAGATGGAGCATGTATTGAAGCATGTCCTGTTCAAGTATTCCAATGGTATAGAACTGAAAAAGATATTCCAGCCAAAGATGTTGTTGGTCAAACTTTTGCAGGAACTGGTTCAGCTGAAAAAGATCAAAGAAAAGATCTAACTGATAAGGCAGATCCAATTAGAGAACATGATTGTATTTGGTGTATGGCATGTGTATCTGTATGTCCACCTCAAGCAATCAAAGTTGATCAATCAAATGTTGAAAAACATGAAGCAGCTGCCAAAACCCTTTAG
- a CDS encoding ferredoxin family protein: protein MVDLQIPEDFCHNDVKPKGKTSHADGENFHWIWGEGRTDGAAFSNEDVKAAYEARGEKQVPLGIHGTTVAVDWDSCVAAGSCMSVCPVQTFQWYRTEKDIPAEKVLGETFEGTGLTEQDERLDYTDKSQPIREHDCTVCMACQEICPEGAIRIESANQEWHEKAAGTYVIMKSGSENPHAHD, encoded by the coding sequence ATGGTAGATCTACAAATACCCGAAGACTTTTGTCACAACGATGTAAAACCAAAAGGAAAAACAAGCCATGCAGATGGTGAGAATTTCCACTGGATTTGGGGTGAGGGAAGAACTGATGGTGCAGCATTCTCAAATGAAGATGTAAAAGCAGCCTATGAAGCTCGAGGAGAAAAACAAGTTCCTCTTGGAATTCATGGAACTACTGTTGCAGTCGATTGGGATTCTTGTGTAGCAGCTGGTTCATGCATGAGTGTATGCCCAGTTCAAACATTCCAATGGTACAGAACCGAAAAAGATATTCCAGCAGAAAAAGTATTGGGAGAAACTTTTGAAGGAACTGGCCTAACAGAACAAGATGAAAGATTAGATTATACGGACAAATCACAACCAATCAGAGAACACGATTGTACTGTTTGTATGGCATGTCAAGAAATCTGTCCTGAAGGAGCTATTCGTATCGAATCAGCTAACCAAGAATGGCACGAGAAAGCAGCCGGAACATATGTAATTATGAAATCTGGTTCTGAAAACCCACACGCACACGATTAA
- a CDS encoding replication factor C small subunit encodes MLDSGMWVEKYRPTKLSEIVNQTEIIGSLEALIKDPTDMPHLMFSGSAGVGKTTAALCIANQILGENFKDYTLELNASDERGIGMVREKVKKFSRFAGMGEVPFKIIILDEADEMTADAQTALRRIIEDTAKYCRFIFIANNISKIIDPIQSRCATFKFTTIPEEDLIKRLEEIAKKEKVKFDKKGLKAIYDYSEGDMRHAINLMQATASLGGITEEYVKSSAGLTKTTDVDDVLKIALSGKIGEAREKMIELIKVYGMSESDFLKYLNSAVFKSKHKKLSDILEIIAKYDYRVLVGANSEIQLSAMLAELGKIEN; translated from the coding sequence ATGTTGGATAGTGGAATGTGGGTTGAAAAGTATAGGCCAACAAAACTATCAGAAATTGTAAATCAAACTGAAATTATTGGTAGTTTGGAGGCATTAATCAAAGATCCAACTGATATGCCACATCTGATGTTTTCAGGTTCTGCTGGAGTTGGAAAGACAACTGCTGCATTATGTATCGCAAACCAAATTTTGGGAGAAAATTTCAAAGATTACACGTTAGAGCTAAACGCATCTGATGAGAGAGGAATCGGTATGGTTAGAGAGAAAGTAAAGAAATTTTCAAGATTTGCTGGAATGGGAGAAGTTCCATTCAAGATAATAATTTTAGATGAAGCAGATGAGATGACTGCAGATGCTCAAACAGCACTTAGAAGAATTATAGAAGACACTGCAAAATATTGTAGATTTATTTTCATTGCAAACAACATATCAAAAATCATCGATCCAATTCAAAGTAGATGTGCTACCTTCAAGTTTACAACAATTCCTGAAGAGGATCTTATCAAAAGATTAGAAGAGATTGCAAAAAAAGAGAAAGTCAAATTTGATAAAAAAGGACTCAAGGCAATTTATGATTATTCTGAAGGAGATATGAGACACGCAATTAATTTAATGCAAGCAACTGCTAGTCTTGGAGGGATTACCGAGGAGTATGTCAAGAGTTCAGCAGGTCTGACTAAAACCACTGATGTAGATGATGTTCTAAAGATTGCTTTATCAGGCAAGATCGGAGAAGCAAGAGAGAAGATGATTGAGTTAATCAAGGTTTATGGAATGTCAGAATCAGATTTTCTAAAATATCTCAACTCGGCTGTTTTCAAATCAAAACATAAAAAATTATCAGATATTTTAGAGATTATTGCAAAATATGATTATAGAGTCCTAGTTGGTGCTAATTCTGAAATTCAGCTATCAGCAATGCTAGCAGAACTTGGAAAAATAGAAAATTAA
- a CDS encoding DNA replication complex GINS family protein, whose product MEIDKVEKVHSIGYRLKDAKFTVNQDFKFNVTGVKIEATQGDTNNIPQWVGKILSDNNLGVLDSPDMITELKQALSKEKMVGEYQISTLDPHFYIKLRESLKELNRDDFDKVESMMLELFRMRRGKLVKMADSIKLNSELYNKLTVEENIFYKTIYDNSKEFEKQITGGINEHQTN is encoded by the coding sequence ATGGAAATTGATAAAGTTGAAAAAGTTCATTCTATTGGATACCGCCTAAAGGATGCTAAATTTACAGTAAATCAGGATTTTAAGTTTAATGTTACTGGAGTAAAAATTGAAGCAACTCAGGGTGATACAAACAATATCCCTCAGTGGGTTGGAAAGATTCTATCTGACAATAATTTGGGAGTATTAGATTCTCCTGATATGATTACTGAATTAAAACAAGCACTATCAAAAGAAAAGATGGTTGGAGAATATCAAATATCAACACTTGATCCGCACTTTTACATTAAATTAAGAGAATCATTGAAAGAATTGAATCGTGATGATTTTGATAAAGTTGAAAGTATGATGCTTGAATTATTTAGAATGCGAAGAGGTAAACTCGTAAAGATGGCAGACTCTATCAAACTTAATTCTGAATTATACAACAAACTTACCGTTGAAGAAAATATTTTCTACAAAACTATCTATGATAACAGCAAAGAATTTGAAAAACAAATAACAGGAGGCATAAATGAGCACCAAACAAACTAG